A single region of the Streptomyces vilmorinianum genome encodes:
- a CDS encoding PadR family transcriptional regulator — MEPGDSTKQARAAAQLRKGVLEYCVLALMRDRPRYGVELLRALEDSGALATSQGTVYPLLSRLRRDDLVTTTWQESASGPPRRYYALTDSGRAALDEFTRVWPGFRNAVDAFLTTPPPSTGDPA; from the coding sequence ATGGAACCAGGTGATTCGACCAAGCAGGCCCGGGCAGCCGCCCAGCTGCGCAAGGGTGTCCTGGAGTACTGCGTCCTCGCCCTGATGCGGGACCGCCCCCGCTACGGCGTGGAACTCCTCCGCGCCCTGGAGGACTCCGGCGCCCTGGCCACCAGTCAGGGCACGGTCTACCCGCTGCTCTCCCGGCTCCGCCGCGACGACCTGGTCACCACCACGTGGCAGGAGTCCGCCTCCGGACCGCCCCGTCGCTACTACGCGCTCACCGACAGCGGCCGGGCCGCGCTCGACGAGTTCACCCGCGTCTGGCCCGGCTTCCGCAACGCCGTCGACGCGTTCCTGACCACCCCGCCCCCCTCCACGGGAGACCCCGCATGA
- a CDS encoding DMT family transporter, producing the protein MRNERGTQTRGTIELTLAMVLSGTLGIFVVESGASPFNVVFFRCLFGAAALGAYSLARGYFTGHGLTPKKLGLAALGGVFIVFNWVLLFEAYEATSISFATVVYHTQPFFLVVLGAVMFRERITAAKFGWLAVAFIGLVLVSGIRPGDTASLKGLGLALGAAVLYALSTIVTKRITGVRPHLIALVQVLVGIPLLLPFADFGAAAGLGAGWGWLAGLGLIHTGLMYVLMYAAYQKLPTAKIAVLAFTYPAVAMFADWAVYGHHIGLVQALGVPLIVLASLKVTLVRAAAPAPRTAAHAPEAASPAATRSA; encoded by the coding sequence ATGAGAAACGAGCGCGGAACGCAGACCAGGGGAACCATCGAACTGACCCTCGCCATGGTGCTCTCCGGCACCCTCGGCATCTTCGTCGTCGAGTCCGGGGCGTCGCCCTTCAACGTGGTGTTCTTCCGGTGCCTCTTCGGGGCCGCCGCCCTCGGCGCGTACAGCCTGGCCCGCGGCTACTTCACCGGGCACGGCCTCACGCCGAAGAAGCTCGGACTCGCCGCGCTGGGCGGGGTGTTCATCGTCTTCAACTGGGTCCTGCTCTTCGAGGCGTACGAGGCCACCTCGATCTCCTTCGCCACCGTCGTCTACCACACGCAGCCGTTCTTCCTGGTGGTGCTCGGCGCGGTGATGTTCCGGGAGCGGATCACGGCCGCCAAGTTCGGCTGGCTCGCCGTCGCCTTCATCGGGCTCGTCCTCGTCTCCGGCATCCGGCCCGGGGACACCGCCTCCCTCAAGGGGCTCGGACTCGCGCTCGGCGCCGCCGTGCTCTACGCCCTGTCGACCATCGTCACCAAGCGGATCACCGGCGTGCGGCCCCACCTGATCGCCCTCGTGCAGGTCCTCGTCGGCATCCCGCTGCTGCTGCCCTTCGCCGACTTCGGGGCGGCGGCCGGCCTCGGTGCCGGATGGGGCTGGCTCGCCGGGCTCGGGCTCATCCACACCGGGCTCATGTACGTGCTGATGTACGCGGCCTACCAGAAGCTGCCCACCGCGAAGATCGCCGTGCTCGCCTTCACCTACCCGGCCGTCGCGATGTTCGCCGACTGGGCGGTGTACGGGCACCACATCGGCCTCGTCCAGGCGCTCGGCGTCCCGCTGATCGTGCTCGCGAGCCTCAAGGTGACTCTCGTACGAGCCGCCGCGCCTGCTCCACGAACAGCCGCACATGCGCCGGAAGCCGCTTCCCCCGCCGCCACGCGATCTGCGTGA
- a CDS encoding LysR family transcriptional regulator, with product MELRLLVTFEKVATVLSFTRAATELRYAQSSVTSQIRSLESSLGVELFERLGSRIRLTEAGERLLPYARRIIELSEEARAAVVETEEPAGTIAVGTMESLTSYRLPPLLELFHHRYPKVRLSLRPTLGDETRQALRQGTYDIGFLIDPATEHAGLESEILSQEPLVLVASPRHGLAGRTGLKDADLAAAQLVGTEPGCPYRDLFEAELREWAPPFTEFGTLEATKRGVASGLGIALLPRIAVSEELASGALVELDWEPPFSVFTQIAWRRGKRLPAHVRLFVEQARRLVRESP from the coding sequence ATGGAGCTGCGGCTCCTGGTCACCTTCGAGAAGGTCGCGACCGTCCTGAGCTTCACCCGGGCCGCCACCGAGCTGCGGTACGCCCAGTCCAGCGTCACCAGCCAGATCCGCTCCCTGGAGTCCTCCCTCGGCGTGGAGCTCTTCGAGCGCCTCGGCAGCCGCATCCGGCTGACCGAGGCCGGTGAGCGGCTCCTGCCGTACGCCCGCAGGATCATCGAGCTGTCCGAGGAGGCGCGGGCGGCGGTCGTGGAGACCGAGGAGCCGGCCGGGACGATCGCCGTCGGCACGATGGAGTCGCTCACCTCCTACCGGCTGCCGCCGCTCCTGGAGCTCTTCCACCACCGCTACCCGAAGGTGCGGCTCTCGCTGCGCCCCACGCTCGGTGACGAGACCCGGCAGGCGCTGCGCCAGGGGACGTACGACATCGGCTTCCTGATCGACCCCGCGACCGAGCACGCCGGTCTGGAGAGCGAGATCCTCAGCCAGGAGCCGCTGGTCCTGGTGGCCTCGCCCCGGCACGGGCTGGCCGGGCGTACGGGCCTGAAGGACGCGGACCTGGCGGCCGCACAGCTGGTGGGGACCGAGCCGGGGTGCCCGTATCGCGACCTGTTCGAGGCGGAACTACGGGAGTGGGCGCCGCCGTTCACGGAGTTCGGCACGCTCGAGGCGACCAAGCGGGGCGTGGCGAGCGGTCTCGGGATCGCGCTGCTGCCCCGGATCGCCGTCTCCGAGGAGCTGGCGTCCGGGGCTCTGGTGGAGCTGGACTGGGAGCCGCCGTTCTCCGTCTTCACGCAGATCGCGTGGCGGCGGGGGAAGCGGCTTCCGGCGCATGTGCGGCTGTTCGTGGAGCAGGCGCGGCGGCTCGTACGAGAGTCACCTTGA
- a CDS encoding PLD nuclease N-terminal domain-containing protein encodes MLRALMIILPLALAIYACIDCVTTPDDEAKYLPKVVWVFLILLFPVAGSIVWFAVGKTRKSPAGGRTPSEWHRNHRTEWVAPDDNPDFLKSLRDENKKDESLLKDWEADLRRREEELKKREQDGDKDQ; translated from the coding sequence ATGCTCAGGGCGCTAATGATCATCCTGCCGTTGGCGCTGGCGATCTATGCCTGCATCGACTGCGTCACCACCCCCGACGACGAGGCCAAGTACCTGCCGAAGGTGGTCTGGGTCTTCCTCATCCTGCTGTTCCCCGTGGCCGGGTCGATCGTCTGGTTCGCTGTCGGCAAGACGCGCAAGTCCCCCGCCGGCGGCCGTACGCCCTCCGAGTGGCACCGCAACCACCGCACCGAGTGGGTCGCCCCCGACGACAACCCCGACTTCCTCAAGTCCCTCCGCGACGAGAACAAGAAGGACGAGTCCCTCCTCAAGGACTGGGAGGCGGACCTGCGCCGCCGCGAGGAGGAGCTGAAGAAGCGCGAGCAGGACGGCGACAAGGACCAGTGA
- a CDS encoding menaquinone biosynthesis decarboxylase produces MAYDDLRSLLRALEREGDLKRIKAEVDPYLEVGEIVDRVNKAGGPALLFENVKGSAMPLAMNVFGTDRRLLKALGLKSYEEISEKIGGLLKPELPHGFVGVREAFGKLGSMVHVPPRKVKDAPVQEVVLTGDDVDLDRLPALFTWPKDGGSFFNLGLTHTKHPETGVRNLGLYRLQRHDKRTIGMHWQIHKDSRNHYAVAAERGERLPVAIAFGCPPAVTYASTAPLPGDIDEYLFAGFVQGKRIEMVDCKTVPLQVPANAEVVIEGWLEPGEMLPEGPFGDHTGFYTPQEPFPALKIDCVTMRKRPLLQSIVVGRPPTEDGPLGRATERFFLPLLKIIVPDIVDYHLPESGGFHNCAIVSIDKKYPKHAQKVMHAIWGAHMMSLTKLIIVVDKDCDVHDLHEVSWRALGNTDYARDLTVVEGPVDHLDHASYQQFWGGKAGIDATKKLPEEGYTRDGGWPDMVESDPSTAALVDRRWKEYGL; encoded by the coding sequence ATGGCTTACGACGATCTCCGCTCGCTGCTCAGGGCCCTTGAGCGCGAAGGCGACCTCAAGCGCATCAAGGCCGAAGTCGATCCGTACCTGGAGGTCGGGGAGATCGTCGACCGGGTGAACAAGGCGGGAGGTCCGGCGCTCCTCTTCGAGAACGTCAAGGGCTCCGCCATGCCGCTCGCGATGAACGTCTTCGGGACGGACCGCCGGCTGCTGAAGGCGCTGGGCCTGAAGTCGTACGAGGAGATCAGCGAGAAGATCGGCGGGCTGCTCAAGCCGGAGCTGCCGCACGGTTTCGTCGGGGTGCGGGAGGCCTTCGGCAAGCTGGGCTCGATGGTGCACGTGCCGCCGAGGAAGGTGAAGGACGCGCCCGTCCAGGAGGTCGTCCTGACCGGGGACGACGTGGACCTGGACCGGCTGCCGGCGCTGTTCACCTGGCCGAAGGACGGCGGGTCCTTCTTCAACCTGGGCCTGACGCACACCAAGCACCCGGAGACGGGGGTGCGGAACCTCGGTCTCTACCGGCTGCAGCGCCACGACAAGCGCACCATCGGGATGCACTGGCAGATCCACAAGGACAGCCGCAACCACTACGCGGTGGCGGCGGAGCGGGGCGAGCGGCTGCCGGTCGCGATCGCCTTCGGGTGCCCGCCGGCGGTGACGTACGCGTCGACGGCGCCGCTGCCGGGTGACATCGACGAGTACCTGTTCGCGGGCTTCGTGCAGGGCAAGCGGATCGAGATGGTCGACTGCAAGACGGTGCCGCTGCAGGTGCCGGCGAACGCGGAGGTCGTCATCGAGGGCTGGCTGGAGCCGGGCGAGATGCTTCCGGAGGGGCCGTTCGGCGACCACACGGGCTTCTACACGCCGCAGGAGCCGTTCCCCGCGCTGAAGATCGACTGCGTGACGATGCGGAAGCGTCCGCTGCTGCAGTCGATCGTGGTGGGCCGGCCGCCGACGGAGGACGGCCCGCTGGGCCGCGCCACGGAGCGCTTCTTCCTGCCGCTGCTCAAGATCATCGTGCCGGACATCGTGGACTACCACCTGCCGGAGTCGGGCGGCTTCCACAACTGCGCGATCGTCTCGATCGACAAGAAGTACCCGAAGCACGCGCAGAAGGTCATGCACGCCATCTGGGGCGCGCACATGATGTCGCTGACGAAGCTGATCATCGTGGTGGACAAGGACTGCGACGTGCACGACCTGCACGAGGTCTCCTGGCGGGCCCTGGGCAACACGGACTACGCCCGCGACCTCACGGTCGTCGAGGGCCCGGTGGACCACCTGGACCACGCCTCGTACCAGCAGTTCTGGGGCGGCAAGGCGGGCATCGACGCGACGAAGAAGCTCCCCGAGGAGGGCTACACCCGCGACGGCGGCTGGCCGGACATGGTGGAGTCGGACCCGTCGACGGCGGCCCTGGTGGACCGCCGCTGGAAGGAGTACGGGCTGTGA
- the mqnP gene encoding menaquinone biosynthesis prenyltransferase MqnP gives MTSAAEGVLGSGPAPEPTGKVKAFLRLVMIEHSVFALPFAYIASLTAMFQVDRDIHWVTLLLVTLCMVGLRTFAMACNRIIDREIDARNPRTAGRELVTGAVSVRSAWTGAGIAVVVFLGAAALLNPLCLALAPLAVVPMVVYPYGKRFTNFPHAILGLAQAIGPIGAWIAVTGAWSWDAVILGLAVGVWIGGFDLIFACQDVQADRAHGVLSVPARFGVPAALWGARASAVVTTGLLVWYALATDAGLFFWTGLVIVVAAFCYEHTIVKPHDLSRLNRAFFTTNGFIGISLFVCALLDLLVRGLTV, from the coding sequence ATGACGTCTGCCGCCGAGGGAGTTCTCGGTTCCGGGCCCGCTCCCGAGCCCACGGGCAAGGTGAAGGCCTTCCTGCGGCTCGTGATGATCGAGCACTCGGTGTTCGCGCTGCCGTTCGCGTACATCGCCTCGCTGACCGCGATGTTCCAGGTGGACCGGGACATCCACTGGGTGACCCTGCTGCTCGTCACCCTCTGCATGGTCGGGCTGCGGACCTTCGCGATGGCCTGCAACCGGATCATCGACCGGGAGATCGACGCCCGTAATCCGCGCACCGCGGGACGGGAGCTGGTGACCGGGGCCGTGTCCGTGCGGTCCGCGTGGACCGGGGCGGGGATCGCGGTCGTCGTGTTCCTGGGGGCCGCGGCGCTGCTGAATCCGCTGTGTCTGGCGCTCGCGCCGCTCGCCGTCGTGCCGATGGTGGTCTACCCGTACGGGAAGAGGTTCACGAACTTCCCGCACGCGATCCTCGGGCTCGCCCAGGCCATAGGGCCGATCGGGGCCTGGATCGCGGTGACCGGGGCGTGGTCCTGGGACGCGGTGATCCTGGGCCTGGCGGTCGGCGTCTGGATCGGCGGCTTCGACCTGATCTTCGCCTGCCAGGACGTCCAGGCGGACCGCGCCCACGGCGTCCTGTCCGTCCCGGCCCGCTTCGGCGTTCCGGCCGCGCTCTGGGGCGCGCGGGCCTCGGCGGTCGTCACGACCGGGCTGCTCGTCTGGTACGCGCTGGCGACGGACGCGGGGCTGTTCTTCTGGACCGGTCTGGTGATCGTGGTGGCGGCGTTCTGCTACGAGCACACGATCGTGAAGCCGCACGACCTGTCCCGCCTGAACCGCGCGTTCTTCACCACGAACGGCTTCATCGGGATCTCCCTCTTCGTGTGCGCGCTGCTCGACCTGCTGGTGCGCGGCCTGACCGTGTAG
- a CDS encoding type II toxin-antitoxin system Phd/YefM family antitoxin, with amino-acid sequence MDTYPLVEARNQLGQLVGRVRHGHEHILISEYGKPAAALVPIDELEELQRFRDEADIAEARRREADPGGPRLDHDAFMAQLEAEDRQAER; translated from the coding sequence ATGGATACGTATCCGCTCGTGGAGGCCCGCAACCAGCTGGGACAGCTGGTGGGCCGGGTCCGCCACGGCCACGAACACATCCTCATCAGTGAGTACGGGAAGCCGGCGGCGGCTCTCGTGCCGATAGACGAACTCGAGGAGCTCCAGCGCTTCCGGGACGAGGCGGACATCGCGGAGGCCAGGCGCCGCGAGGCGGATCCCGGCGGGCCGCGGCTCGATCACGACGCGTTCATGGCACAGCTGGAGGCTGAGGACAGGCAGGCCGAACGGTGA
- a CDS encoding type II toxin-antitoxin system RelE family toxin, protein MSRVVVWEHLAMQEFRRLREADPVGAKACAAAIRVLAEEPRPGEARALGGSGYYRLPVGDWRVLYRPDDASVTVYVVKVGKAA, encoded by the coding sequence GTGAGCCGTGTCGTGGTCTGGGAGCACCTGGCGATGCAGGAGTTCCGCCGACTGCGCGAGGCCGATCCCGTCGGCGCGAAGGCGTGCGCGGCAGCCATTCGGGTGCTGGCCGAGGAGCCGCGTCCGGGCGAGGCGCGCGCTTTGGGGGGATCCGGCTATTACCGGCTGCCGGTAGGGGATTGGCGGGTGCTGTACCGCCCGGACGATGCGTCCGTCACGGTGTACGTCGTCAAAGTCGGCAAGGCAGCCTGA
- a CDS encoding UbiX family flavin prenyltransferase gives MEPVEKQQRRPWVVGVSGASGTPYAAAVLRGLLAAGESVDLVVSRASRLTLLDETGIAFRDAHWREDLAQWLARGADGKPGTFEVDVDDVRYWAAGDLAAGPSSGSYPVKGMLIVPASTASVAGVALGLSKDLLQRAASVTLKERRPLVVAVRETPLNGQTLKHLVALDEAGAVVLPASPAFYAGATHIQDLVDFVAGRVLDAAGVPHRLYRRWEGELGGASSRGD, from the coding sequence GTGGAGCCGGTAGAGAAACAGCAGCGTCGTCCCTGGGTGGTCGGGGTGTCCGGGGCGTCAGGGACCCCGTACGCCGCCGCCGTCCTGAGGGGGCTGCTCGCAGCGGGGGAGAGCGTCGATCTGGTCGTCTCGCGGGCGTCGAGGCTGACGCTGCTCGACGAGACCGGGATCGCCTTCCGGGATGCCCACTGGCGCGAGGACCTCGCGCAGTGGCTCGCGCGGGGCGCGGACGGGAAGCCCGGCACCTTCGAGGTGGACGTCGACGACGTGCGGTACTGGGCCGCCGGGGATCTGGCCGCGGGGCCGTCCTCGGGGTCGTACCCCGTCAAGGGGATGCTGATCGTTCCCGCGTCGACCGCCTCGGTGGCGGGTGTGGCGCTGGGGCTTTCGAAGGACCTGTTGCAGCGGGCGGCGAGCGTGACGCTCAAGGAGCGGCGGCCGCTGGTGGTCGCGGTGCGGGAGACCCCGCTGAACGGGCAGACGCTGAAGCACCTGGTGGCGCTGGACGAGGCGGGCGCCGTGGTGCTGCCCGCCTCTCCGGCGTTCTACGCGGGGGCGACGCACATCCAGGATCTGGTGGACTTCGTCGCCGGGCGGGTGCTCGACGCGGCAGGGGTGCCGCACCGGCTGTACCGCCGCTGGGAGGGGGAGCTCGGTGGGGCTTCCTCCCGGGGGGATTAG
- a CDS encoding Lrp/AsnC family transcriptional regulator encodes MDAVDRQLIQALRENGRASYAELGRLVGLSGPSVTDRINRLEAAGVITGYRATVDAASLGLGVTALIGISLSDAADHEDVARRLKDLAEIEDCWFIAGDDSYMLKVRASDVDGLEKTIRRLSGTKGVSRTRTTIVLSTKWENRVGDLPEEG; translated from the coding sequence ATGGACGCCGTGGACAGGCAGCTCATCCAGGCTCTGCGCGAGAACGGCAGGGCTTCGTACGCCGAACTCGGCCGGCTCGTCGGGCTCTCCGGCCCCTCCGTCACCGACCGCATCAACCGTCTGGAGGCGGCCGGGGTCATCACCGGCTACCGCGCGACGGTCGACGCGGCCTCGCTCGGCCTCGGCGTCACCGCCCTCATCGGCATCTCCCTCTCCGACGCCGCCGACCACGAGGACGTGGCGCGCCGCCTGAAGGACCTCGCCGAGATCGAGGACTGCTGGTTCATCGCGGGCGACGACTCGTACATGCTCAAGGTGCGGGCGAGCGACGTCGACGGGCTGGAGAAGACGATCCGCCGGCTCTCCGGCACCAAGGGCGTCTCCCGCACCCGTACGACGATCGTGCTCTCCACCAAGTGGGAGAACCGGGTCGGGGATCTCCCCGAAGAGGGCTGA
- the mqnE gene encoding aminofutalosine synthase MqnE, which yields MDAGLKRDLEQKVRSGERLSREDGIALYESDDLAWLGGLAHEVRTRKNGDVVHFNVNRHLNMTNVCTASCAYCSFQRKPGEKDAYTMRIEEAVRLAKAMENENLTELHIVNGLHPNLPWRYYPRSLSELKKALPNVSLKAFTATEIHHFETISGMSASDILDELIEAGLESLTGGGAEIFDWEVRRHIVDHRTHWEDWSRIHRLAHAKGLKTPSTMLYGHIEEPRHRVDHVLRLRELQDETGGFQVFIPLRYQHDFVDMKDGKVRNKLQARTTMATGAEALKTFAVSRLLFDNVPHVKVFWVMHGIQTAQLALQHGADDMDGSVVEYKITHDADNYGTPNKLTRDDLLELIRDAGFRPVERNTRYEIIREYPGPDADRRESPQPMRV from the coding sequence ATGGACGCGGGACTCAAGCGCGACCTTGAGCAGAAGGTCCGTTCCGGAGAGCGGCTGAGCCGGGAGGACGGCATCGCTCTCTACGAGTCCGACGACCTGGCCTGGCTCGGCGGCCTGGCCCACGAGGTCAGGACCCGCAAGAACGGTGACGTCGTCCACTTCAACGTCAACCGTCACCTCAACATGACGAACGTGTGCACCGCCTCCTGCGCGTACTGCTCGTTCCAGCGCAAGCCGGGCGAGAAGGACGCGTACACGATGCGCATCGAGGAGGCCGTCCGCCTCGCCAAGGCGATGGAGAACGAGAACCTCACCGAGCTGCACATCGTCAACGGGCTCCACCCCAACCTGCCCTGGCGCTACTACCCGCGCTCCCTCTCGGAGCTGAAGAAGGCGCTGCCGAACGTCTCGCTGAAGGCGTTCACGGCGACCGAGATCCACCACTTCGAGACGATCTCGGGCATGTCGGCCTCCGACATCCTCGACGAGCTGATCGAGGCCGGTCTGGAGTCCCTCACCGGCGGTGGCGCGGAGATCTTCGACTGGGAGGTCCGCCGGCACATCGTGGACCACCGCACGCACTGGGAGGACTGGTCCCGGATCCACCGCCTCGCGCACGCGAAGGGGCTCAAGACCCCCTCGACGATGCTGTACGGGCACATCGAGGAGCCCCGTCACCGCGTCGACCACGTGCTGCGGCTGCGTGAGCTCCAGGACGAGACCGGCGGCTTCCAGGTCTTCATCCCGCTGCGCTACCAGCACGACTTCGTGGATATGAAGGACGGCAAGGTCCGCAACAAGCTCCAGGCCCGCACCACCATGGCGACCGGCGCCGAGGCCCTGAAGACCTTCGCGGTCTCGCGGCTGCTGTTCGACAACGTGCCGCACGTCAAGGTCTTCTGGGTCATGCACGGCATCCAGACCGCCCAGCTCGCGCTTCAGCACGGTGCGGACGACATGGACGGCTCGGTCGTCGAGTACAAGATCACGCACGACGCCGACAACTACGGCACGCCGAACAAGCTCACCCGTGACGACCTGCTCGAACTGATCCGGGACGCCGGCTTCCGCCCGGTGGAGCGCAACACGCGCTACGAGATCATCCGCGAGTACCCGGGGCCCGACGCGGACCGCCGCGAGTCGCCCCAGCCGATGCGGGTCTGA
- a CDS encoding GNAT family N-acetyltransferase encodes MALTFALDPPITPALRDGVLRLWADVSNAGGAVGFVPPVTADEIRPELVKHLVAMAEGRMRLVVGYEEDGTVAATSFVAYNTHRLMKHWVWLYTVMVHPSHQGKGYGRDLMAAVEDAVRGFDGIEAIRLTCRGGTGVDRFYASCGYKEVGRVPGAIRVAEGDDRDDIFMLLPLN; translated from the coding sequence ATGGCGCTCACGTTCGCACTCGACCCCCCGATCACCCCTGCCCTGCGCGACGGCGTCCTGCGCCTGTGGGCGGACGTGTCCAACGCGGGCGGCGCCGTCGGCTTCGTCCCGCCGGTGACCGCCGACGAGATCCGGCCGGAGCTCGTCAAGCACCTCGTCGCGATGGCCGAGGGACGGATGCGGCTCGTCGTCGGGTACGAGGAGGACGGCACCGTCGCCGCCACCTCCTTCGTCGCGTACAACACGCACCGGCTGATGAAGCACTGGGTGTGGCTGTACACGGTGATGGTCCACCCCTCCCACCAGGGCAAGGGCTACGGGCGCGACCTGATGGCCGCCGTCGAGGACGCGGTGCGCGGCTTCGACGGGATCGAGGCGATACGGCTCACCTGCCGGGGCGGCACGGGCGTCGACCGCTTCTACGCCTCCTGCGGCTACAAGGAGGTCGGGCGGGTGCCCGGCGCGATCCGGGTGGCCGAGGGGGACGACCGCGACGACATCTTCATGCTGCTCCCGCTGAATTGA
- a CDS encoding DUF4229 domain-containing protein encodes MRIGIFAGCFLALWGLVYLGVLPSGLGDSNLLWVLLLSIVISAPLSFVLLRRQRDAMSEQIVSKVDRAKGRLEANRAREDA; translated from the coding sequence ATGCGCATCGGCATCTTCGCCGGCTGCTTCCTCGCGCTCTGGGGGCTCGTCTACCTCGGCGTGCTGCCGAGCGGCCTCGGCGACTCCAACCTGCTGTGGGTGCTCCTCCTCTCCATCGTCATCTCCGCGCCGCTCAGCTTCGTGCTGCTGCGCAGGCAGCGGGACGCGATGTCCGAGCAGATCGTGTCCAAGGTGGACCGGGCGAAGGGGCGTCTCGAGGCCAACCGGGCCCGCGAGGACGCGTAA
- a CDS encoding dicarboxylate/amino acid:cation symporter, translating to MSASASTPETKSPTSSRIPKIPFWAQIVAGLVLGVLLGWLARSQDVSWLKQTLEQVGGIFVQLLKLAVAPLVFFAILVSITNLRKVNNAARLAGQTLIWFMITSLIAVGIGLTIGLITNPGAGAGVTTQDAKLPENKGSWIDFLTGIIPTDVITPFTELNVLQIVFMAAVAGVAALKIGERAQPILNFSESVLELLQKALWWVIRLAPIGTVGLIGKAIANYGWDLIGKYATFTADIYIGCAIVLFGVYPLLLATVAKVSPLQFFKGAWPAIQLAFVSRSSVGTMPLTQKVTERLGVPKEYASFAVPFGATTKMDGCAAIYPALAAIFIAQIFDVQLGLKEYLLIVFVSVVGSAATAGLTGATVMLTLTLSALGLPLEGVGLLMAIDPILDMVRTATNVAGQALVPVVVAAREKILDVDAYNAASSSPVDEREPVAVAA from the coding sequence GTGTCCGCGTCCGCGTCCACGCCGGAGACGAAGTCCCCGACTTCCTCCCGCATACCGAAGATCCCCTTCTGGGCCCAGATCGTCGCCGGTCTCGTGCTCGGTGTCCTGCTCGGCTGGCTCGCCCGCAGCCAGGACGTCAGCTGGCTCAAGCAGACCCTGGAGCAGGTCGGCGGCATCTTCGTCCAGCTCCTGAAGCTGGCCGTCGCGCCGCTCGTCTTCTTCGCGATCCTGGTGTCGATCACCAACCTGCGCAAGGTCAACAACGCTGCCCGGCTGGCCGGCCAGACGCTCATCTGGTTCATGATCACGTCCCTGATCGCCGTCGGCATCGGCCTCACGATCGGCCTGATCACCAACCCCGGCGCCGGCGCCGGAGTCACGACGCAGGACGCCAAGCTGCCCGAGAACAAGGGCAGCTGGATCGACTTCCTCACCGGCATCATCCCGACGGACGTCATCACGCCGTTCACCGAGCTGAACGTGCTGCAGATCGTCTTCATGGCCGCCGTCGCCGGTGTCGCCGCCCTCAAGATCGGCGAGCGGGCCCAGCCGATCCTCAACTTCTCCGAGTCCGTCCTGGAGCTGCTGCAGAAGGCGCTGTGGTGGGTCATCCGCCTCGCCCCGATCGGCACCGTCGGCCTCATCGGCAAGGCCATCGCCAACTACGGATGGGACCTGATCGGCAAGTACGCCACCTTCACCGCCGACATCTACATCGGCTGCGCCATCGTCCTCTTCGGCGTCTACCCGCTGCTCCTCGCGACGGTCGCCAAGGTCAGCCCGCTCCAGTTCTTCAAGGGCGCCTGGCCGGCCATCCAGCTGGCCTTCGTCTCCCGCTCCTCGGTCGGCACGATGCCGCTCACCCAGAAGGTCACCGAGCGCCTCGGCGTCCCGAAGGAGTACGCCTCCTTCGCCGTCCCGTTCGGCGCCACGACGAAGATGGACGGCTGCGCCGCGATCTACCCGGCGCTGGCCGCGATCTTCATCGCGCAGATCTTCGACGTGCAGCTGGGCCTCAAGGAGTACCTGCTGATCGTCTTCGTCTCCGTGGTCGGCTCCGCCGCCACCGCCGGTCTGACCGGGGCGACGGTCATGCTGACGCTGACGCTCTCGGCCCTGGGTCTCCCGCTGGAGGGCGTGGGTCTGCTGATGGCGATCGACCCGATCCTCGACATGGTCCGTACGGCCACGAACGTCGCCGGCCAGGCGCTGGTCCCGGTCGTCGTCGCCGCCCGCGAGAAGATCCTGGACGTCGACGCGTACAACGCGGCCTCGTCCTCCCCGGTCGACGAGCGCGAGCCGGTGGCCGTCGCCGCCTGA